A window of the bacterium genome harbors these coding sequences:
- the ftsY gene encoding signal recognition particle-docking protein FtsY has product MYVVLSLLQKLSTGLQKTKSSLVEGIHRVVNKARGLDEETLESLEEQLLLSDMGWETVEQIMEQLRRRASASDALSAEEILRILKQELNEELRGVAHGPLPIETAKPYIISVVGVNGAGKTTTIGKLAHLFSMQERKVLVAAADTFRAAAVEQLDVWRHRAGVDIIHAQPGADPAAVAFDALKAAMSRQVDVLLIDTAGRLHTKGNLMAELAKVNKVLERQCAGAPHAVLLVIDAGTGQNGLIQAKEFSKAAPINGLVITKLDGTAKGGIVFSIVRQLNLPICYIGLGEKIDDLEPFEPETFIEALFQ; this is encoded by the coding sequence ATGTATGTCGTGCTATCTTTATTGCAGAAACTTTCAACGGGTTTACAAAAAACCAAGTCGTCGCTGGTCGAAGGCATCCACCGCGTGGTAAACAAAGCCCGCGGTCTGGACGAAGAGACGTTGGAAAGCCTGGAAGAACAGCTGTTGCTCAGCGATATGGGCTGGGAGACAGTGGAGCAGATCATGGAACAGTTGCGCCGGCGTGCAAGCGCATCCGATGCCCTCAGCGCAGAGGAGATCCTGCGAATCCTGAAACAAGAGTTGAATGAAGAGCTGCGCGGTGTGGCGCACGGCCCCCTGCCTATTGAAACCGCAAAACCCTATATCATCAGCGTCGTCGGAGTGAACGGCGCCGGCAAGACCACCACGATCGGCAAGTTGGCGCACTTGTTCAGCATGCAGGAGCGCAAGGTATTAGTGGCGGCTGCGGATACGTTTCGCGCCGCAGCAGTGGAGCAGCTGGATGTCTGGCGCCATCGCGCCGGCGTCGACATCATCCACGCTCAGCCCGGCGCAGACCCGGCGGCGGTGGCGTTTGATGCGCTCAAGGCCGCCATGTCGCGGCAGGTGGACGTGTTGTTGATCGATACCGCAGGCCGTCTGCACACCAAGGGCAATCTGATGGCCGAACTGGCCAAGGTGAACAAAGTGCTGGAACGTCAATGCGCGGGCGCCCCGCATGCGGTGTTGCTGGTGATCGACGCCGGCACTGGGCAAAATGGCCTGATTCAGGCCAAAGAGTTCTCTAAGGCGGCGCCCATCAACGGCCTGGTGATCACCAAACTGGATGGCACAGCCAAAGGCGGAATCGTTTTTTCCATCGTCCGGCAGCTCAATCTGCCGATCTGTTACATCGGCCTGGGTGAAAAAATCGACGACCTCGAACCGTTCGAGCCGGAAACCTTTATCGAGGCCCTGTTTCAATGA